The Ensifer adhaerens genome contains a region encoding:
- a CDS encoding phosphatase PAP2 family protein encodes MNRPLAATGWIVLTTAILVFALIPLDPFLSQRAQGLPDNIVTFNERITDFGTFGWMIYLSGILLAGAFVLRRAASQGPLQNKARTARDLAAYFLLTIGTASALVHTLKLLIGRARPELFAELGAYSLTPFAASDLYESFPSGHSTAAGAFFGVFAMLLPRLRPLFLVLALTIGVSRVIVGAHYPSDVAAGLLLGLWTSVMMAFVFAKYGRLFRLGPGGWPLAGRSEPTQ; translated from the coding sequence ATGAACCGACCACTTGCGGCCACCGGATGGATCGTGCTGACAACAGCCATCCTCGTGTTCGCGCTCATCCCGCTCGATCCGTTCCTGTCACAGCGCGCGCAAGGCCTGCCGGACAACATCGTCACCTTCAATGAAAGGATCACCGATTTCGGTACCTTTGGCTGGATGATCTATCTTTCCGGTATCCTGCTTGCGGGGGCCTTCGTGCTGCGCCGGGCGGCAAGCCAGGGGCCGCTTCAAAACAAGGCGCGCACTGCCCGCGACCTCGCCGCCTATTTCCTTTTGACGATCGGCACCGCCAGCGCGTTGGTGCATACGCTGAAGCTCCTGATCGGCCGGGCACGACCGGAACTCTTTGCCGAGCTCGGCGCCTACAGCCTGACGCCGTTCGCCGCCAGTGATCTCTATGAGAGCTTTCCGTCCGGGCACTCGACTGCGGCCGGTGCGTTTTTCGGCGTCTTCGCCATGCTGCTGCCGAGACTGAGGCCACTCTTTCTGGTCCTGGCGCTGACGATCGGTGTTTCCCGCGTCATCGTTGGCGCACACTATCCGAGCGACGTCGCCGCCGGGCTGCTGCTCGGCCTTTGGACATCGGTGATGATGGCGTTTGTCTTTGCCAAATACGGTCGCCTGTTTCGCCTCGGCCCGGGCGGTTGGCCGCTTGCCGGACGCAGCGAGCCGACCCAATAA
- a CDS encoding MFS transporter, which produces MANVATADDAKTRPMTGEEKKVIFASSLGTVFEWYDFYLYGSLAVYIGATFFSSYPETTRNIFALLAFAAGFLVRPFGALVFGRLGDLVGRKYTFLVTILIMGLSTFLVGILPGAASIGIAAPILLIVLRMLQGLALGGEYGGAATYVAEHAPHGRRGYFTSWIQTTATLGLFLSLVVILLVQFALGKEAFAAWGWRIPFLLSCVLLGISVWIRLKMNESPAFKKMKEEGKGSKAPLREAFGQWKNAKIALLALFGAVVGQAVVWYSGQFYALFFLTGVLKVDGQSANIMVAASLLIGTGFFVLFGWLSDKIGRKPIIMAGLLLAMLTYFPLFKALTWAGNPALAEAQATVRATVTAAPGDCKFQFNPTGTAKFTTSCDIATAFLTKNSVPYDVVTTAAAGTAATVKVGDTTINSYDAVAAGDGAKAANAAFEKQTNMALHNAGYPLVRGAAKVPDAKLDGFVTANPELSLDAAAVRGGEKTMVPAEKLIADKLLTKDEVGAATEMAVYTIAGGGTYAMVADPANVNWTTIIAVLTVLVIYVTMVYGPIAALLVELFPTRIRYTGMSLPYHIGNGWFGGLLPATAFAMSAAQGDIYYGLWYPIVFAGITLVIGLLFLPETKDRDIHAMD; this is translated from the coding sequence ACGCGTCCGATGACCGGCGAGGAGAAGAAGGTCATCTTCGCCTCGTCGCTCGGTACCGTCTTCGAATGGTACGATTTCTATCTCTACGGTTCGCTCGCCGTCTACATCGGCGCGACCTTCTTCAGTTCCTACCCGGAAACGACGCGTAACATCTTCGCGCTTCTGGCCTTTGCCGCGGGCTTCCTGGTTCGCCCGTTCGGCGCGCTCGTCTTCGGTCGCCTGGGTGACCTCGTCGGCCGCAAATACACCTTCCTCGTGACGATCCTGATCATGGGTCTGTCGACCTTCCTGGTCGGCATCCTGCCCGGCGCTGCCTCGATCGGCATTGCCGCGCCGATCCTGCTCATCGTGCTGCGCATGCTGCAGGGCCTGGCGCTCGGCGGCGAATATGGCGGTGCGGCAACCTACGTGGCCGAACACGCGCCGCATGGGCGTCGCGGCTACTTCACGTCCTGGATCCAGACCACGGCGACGCTCGGTCTGTTCCTGTCGCTGGTGGTGATCCTGCTCGTGCAGTTCGCGCTCGGCAAGGAAGCCTTCGCCGCCTGGGGCTGGCGCATTCCGTTCCTGCTGTCCTGCGTGCTTCTCGGCATTTCCGTCTGGATCCGTCTGAAGATGAACGAATCCCCGGCCTTCAAGAAGATGAAGGAAGAGGGCAAGGGCTCCAAGGCGCCGCTTCGGGAAGCCTTCGGCCAGTGGAAGAACGCCAAGATCGCGCTTCTGGCGCTGTTCGGTGCCGTCGTCGGACAAGCCGTGGTCTGGTACTCCGGTCAGTTCTACGCGCTGTTCTTCCTGACCGGTGTCCTGAAAGTAGACGGTCAGTCGGCCAACATCATGGTCGCCGCCTCGCTTTTGATTGGCACCGGCTTCTTCGTGCTCTTCGGCTGGCTCTCCGACAAGATCGGCCGCAAGCCGATCATCATGGCCGGTCTGCTGCTTGCGATGCTCACCTACTTCCCGCTGTTCAAGGCGCTGACCTGGGCCGGTAACCCTGCACTCGCTGAAGCCCAGGCAACCGTTCGCGCAACGGTGACCGCGGCTCCCGGCGACTGCAAATTCCAGTTCAACCCGACGGGCACGGCGAAGTTCACCACCTCGTGCGACATCGCAACCGCGTTCCTCACCAAGAACTCCGTTCCCTACGACGTCGTCACGACGGCAGCAGCGGGCACGGCGGCGACGGTCAAGGTCGGCGACACCACGATCAACAGCTACGACGCAGTCGCTGCTGGCGATGGTGCCAAGGCCGCCAACGCCGCCTTCGAAAAGCAGACCAACATGGCGCTCCACAATGCCGGCTACCCGCTGGTTCGTGGCGCGGCAAAGGTTCCGGACGCCAAGCTTGACGGTTTTGTCACCGCCAACCCGGAACTGTCGCTTGACGCAGCCGCTGTCCGCGGCGGCGAAAAGACCATGGTTCCGGCCGAAAAGCTCATCGCCGACAAGCTGCTGACCAAGGATGAAGTGGGCGCTGCCACCGAAATGGCCGTCTACACGATCGCCGGCGGCGGCACCTACGCGATGGTCGCGGATCCTGCCAACGTCAACTGGACGACGATCATCGCGGTGCTCACCGTGCTCGTCATCTACGTGACGATGGTCTACGGCCCGATCGCAGCCCTGCTGGTCGAACTCTTCCCGACCCGCATCCGCTACACCGGCATGTCGCTGCCCTACCACATCGGCAACGGCTGGTTCGGCGGTCTGCTTCCGGCAACGGCCTTCGCGATGAGTGCTGCCCAGGGCGATATCTACTACGGCCTCTGGTACCCGATCGTCTTTGCAGGGATCACGCTGGTCATCGGCCTCCTCTTCCTGCCGGAAACGAAGGATCGCGACATCCACGCGATGGATTAA